A window of Myxococcales bacterium genomic DNA:
CTCGCCTGGGCGGATGTGTGTGCCCTCCTCGAACTGGTAGTCCCAGCAGAAGAACGCGGTGAAGCCGCCGGTCTCGTCCTGCAGCTCGCGCAGCTTGAGGAGGTGGTTTATCCGGTCGCGGGCGGTGTCCACGGTGCCGTACATCATCGTCGCGCTCGAGCGCAGGCCGAGGCCATGCGCGGCACGCATGACGGACAGCCACTGCTCGCTCGTGCACTTGGCCTTCGCGATCGTGCGGCGCACGCGGTCGACCAGGATCTCGGCGCCGCCGCCCGGCACCGAGTCGAGCCCAGCGGCGTGGAGCCGCTCGAGCACCTGGGTGACGGAGAGCCCCTCGAGCTCGGCGATGTGGAGGATCTCCTCGGGCGAGAGCGCGTGGAGGCCTAGCGCGAAGTCGGCCTTGATCCAGCGGAACAGGTCCTCGTACCACTCGATGCGGAGCGCGGGGTTCAGGCCGCCTTGCAGCAAGATCTGCACGCCGCCCGCTGCCTTCACCTCGGAGAGCTTCTGCGCGAGCACCTCGCGCGTGAGGACGTAGCCCTCCGGGTCTCCCGGTCGCCTGTAGAATGCACAGAACCGGCAGCTCGTCGTGCACACGTTCGTGTAGTTGACGTTGCGGTCGACGATGTAGGTGACGACGTCGCTGGGGTTCTTCCGCGTGCGCGCGGACTGCGCCGCGAGGCCGAGGTCGAAGAGGGAGGCCTCCGCGAGCAGGCGCTCGCCGTCGTCGCCGGAGAGGCGCGCGCCCTCCTCGGCGCGCGCGAGGATGGCGTCGAGCGAGCGGCTCGGGGAGCGGGCGGCCCGCGGCGCCGAGACAGAGCGCAGGCGCTCGAACCGCGCGGGAGGCAACAGGCCCACGGCGGCCGCCTCGTCGAGGAAACGCTCGAGCCCACGCGTCGCCTCGTCGTCGAGCTCGTAGCGGAGCGAATCATGAAGGTAGGAGGCGAGATCCGAGGGATCACCGCCGTGCTCGGCGGCGTGCACGGCGGCCAGCGCTCCGCGGTGCTCGAGCCCCCACGAGGCCGCGGCCCCCAGAGCGCCGAGGTCGGCCTCCGAGAGCGCCCCGGGTCGCGCGAACCAGGCCGCGAACACGAAGGGGAGGCCCGTCCACTCGCGCCACGCCTCGGCGAGATCGAGCGTGTGCGCGAAGCGCCCCTCGAGGGCGAGCGCGGGATCGCCGATGACCAGCGCGCCCGCGCGGTCGGCCACGCCCTCGATCGCCTGACGAGGCGCGCGCCCCACGAGGCGAGGTGAGAGCCCGCGCCGCGCGAGCACGAGGCGCGCGAGCACCGCGCTCGTGCGCGACGAGAGGTCGAGCGCGATCGTGTCGAGCTCGTGGAGCGGACGCTCCGCCACGAGGACCACGCTGCGCACCGGTCCGCGCGACCCGATGCACGCGCCACCCGCGAGCGAGAGGCCACCGAGGGTCGCGGCCGCCGCCACGGGCACGAGCGCAGCGGCCACCTCGTCCTCCGCGAGCCTCCGCGCGACGACGGACGGCAGGCCGAGCTCGAGCTCGAGCCGCCCGTGGAGCGGCCCGCCTCCCTCGAAGGCCGCCCAGAGCGGCCGGGCGTTGAGGTAGGAGACGGCCCCGAGCCGCCGCGGTGCGCCGCTCATCGGACGACCTCGAGGTGGAGGCCGGCCTTCCGCTCGCGCACCTTGATCGCGGCCTCGGGCACGGCGCTCTTCTCGTGCTCGCGCACCACGTTGTAGAGCGTGTCGCGCTCGACGGGGCGGCGACCCGCCTCGCGGATGAGGCGCACGAGCTCGCCCACGCCGAGCCCGTCGGGAGAGCGCGAGCCAGCGGCCTTGTAGATGGTCTCGTGGACGATGGTCCCGTCGAGATCGTCGGCCCCGAACGAGAGCGCCACCTGGGCGATCTTCGGGGTCATGCTGACCCAATAGGCCTTGATGTGGTCGAAGTTGTCGAGCACGAGGCGCGAGACAGCCACGGTGCGGAGGTCGTCCATCGCCGTGGGCGCGGGCAGGTTCTTCATGCCGTTGCCGTCGGGGTGAAACGCGAGCGGGATGAAGGCCTGGAAGCCGCCGGTCTCGTCCTGCAGCGCGCGCAGGCGGAGCAGGTGATCGATCCGATGCTCGAAGGTCTCCACGTGCCCGTAGAGCATCGTGGCGTTCGAGCGCAGCCCGAGCCCGTGCGCCACGCGGTGGGCCTCGAGCCACTCGTCCGCCGTGGCCTTGTCGGCGCTGATGCGCGTGCGCACTTCGGGGTGGAAGATCTCCGCGCCGCCGCCCGGCAAGCTGTCGAGGCCCGCGTCCATGAGGCGCCGCAGCACCTCCCGCACCGTCATGCCGTAGTGCTGCGCGAAGAAGTGGAGCTCGACCGCCGTGAAGCACTTCAGGTGGATGTCGGGCTTCACGCGCTTGAAGCCCCGGAGCAGCTCCTCGTAGTACGTGAACGGCAGGCCGGGGTGGAGCCCGTTCACCACGTGCACCTCGGAGGGCGGGTCGTCCAGGCGGGCCTCGAGCTTGCCCCAGGCTTCCTCGAGCGACATGGTGTGCGCGCCCGGCATGTGCTCCTCGAGCCGCGCGAACGAGCAGAAGAGGCACGAGGCCACGCACACGTTCGTGACCTCCACGCGCAGGTTCTTGTTGAAGTAGGTGCGGTCGCCGTGGCGACGCTCGCGGACCTGGTTGGCGAGCCGCGCGAGCCCGAGCAGGTCGGGCGTGCGGAAGAGCGCGACGCCCTCCTCGGCCGAGAGGCGCTCGCCCCTCGCGACCTTGGCTTCGATGGCGTCGAGATCAAGACGATCAGACATGGGTCGCTCCTTCGGTCGCGTCGTCGGTGGGCCGCGCGGCGTGGCTCGGCGGAGGCGCGGCGGGTGGTGCCAGGGAGAGACCGCGCGCCGTTCGGGAGAAAGACCGCGCGGCGCCCCACGCAGGCGACGAGCGAGGCGAGCTCGTCGCGCTGGAGCTCCTGCGCGCTCACCTGCCCGCGCCCCTTCACGCGCTTGGTCGCGTCGTCGGCGATCGGGAGGCCTCGCTTGGTCGCGAGCCGACCGCAGAGCTCGCTCGCGCCGAAGCCGAGGGCGACCTGCGCCAGCTCGATGCCCAGCTCGTTGTAGTTTACACCGATTCGCACGGCGTCGGGGAGCCGTACGCGCAACGTCGCCACGCGGCGCAGGAGCGCGAGCCCGGCGCCCGCGTCCTCGAGCGAGCTCGTCTCGACCCACACGACGCCGGCCGAGGCCGCGTCGTGGAAGCCCACCGCGTCGCCGGCCGACCTCACACGCACGGCGTCGGCGAGGGCGCCGACGGTGAGCAGCGTCGCGGCCGCGAGGCGACCGTCGGCCTCGGCGGGCCAGGGCTCGCCGCGGAGCCGCGCCCGCGCCACGGCGAGGAGCCCCGCGCGCTCGAGGGCGCGATCGACGAGCGCGCTCACGGGCGCCTCGACTCGGCCTGCGCACCATCACCCCAACGTCGACCTACCTCGTGCGGGAGGCCGAGGTGGTCTAGGACCCGCGCGATCACCGTGTCGATCGCCCCTTCGAGCGAGCGCTCGCCGGCATAGAACGAGGGCATCGCGGGGAGCACGAGCGCGCCGTAGCGAGACACGGTCGTGAGGTTCTCGAGGTGCAGCGTCGAGAGCGGCGTCTCCCGCGGGACCACGATGAGGGTGCGGCGCTCCTTCAGCATCACGTCGGCGGCACGCGTGAGCAGGGTCTCGCTCGTGCCATGGGCGATCCGCGCCACGGTGCCCATGCTGCACGGCACGATCACCATCGCGTCCCACCCCGCGCTCCCGCTCGCGAACGGGGCGCGGTAGTCGCGCGCGCCCCACACCGGCAGGCCAAGCAGGCCGAGCTCCTCGCGGATGTCGCCGCCGCACTCGAGGGCCCAGACCTCCGGCGCGGTGCTCGAGAGGCACGCGGCGACCTCGACGTCGTCGCGACCACGCAGCAGCCCGGCGAGCCGCTTCGCGTACGGCGCGCCGCTGGCGCCCGTGACGCCGAGCACCACGCGCTTCTTGCGCGAGCCCACGGCCGCCGCGCTCACGAGGCCGCTCCCGGCTTCGCGGCGCACACGAGCGACGCGACGCCTAGCGTGAGCTCCTCGCCGCGCACCGCCTCGAAGCCAACGTCCACCAGCGCGGCCTCGTACTCGCGGCGCGACAAGAACGCCTTCATGCTCCGCGAAAGGTAGGCGTAGGCCTCGCGGTCGCCCGAGACCCAGCCCCCCACGCGAGGGAGCACCACGTCGCCGTAGGCCGCGTGGAAGGCGCGCGGCAGGAGGCTCACGGGCCGGAAGAACTCGAGCACCACGAGCTTGCCACCCGGCCGCAACACCCGGAGCGCTTCGCGAGCTCCCGCGACCGGAGAGGCCAGATTGCGCACGCCAAAGGCGCACACCACGGCCGCGAACGAGCCGTCCTCGAACGGCAGATCGAGCGCGTCCGCGACCACACGCGCGGCGCGCGGCGCCTTCCACCGACCGCGCTCGAGCATCTCGGCGGCGAAGTCCGACGCCACCACCCTGCGCTCCGGGAAGGCCTCCACCAGCAGCCGGGAGAGGTCCATCGTTCCCGCGCACAGGTCGAGCACGCCGCCGTCGGGCAACCCTACGAGGGACCGCACGGCCCGACGACGCCACCTGGCGTCGACGCCGAACGACATGAGCTCGTTCAGCCGATCGTAGGTGGGCGCGATGCGCGCGAACATGCCGCGCACGTCCCCCGCGTGCTCGCGCTCGCGACCGGCGCGCTGCTGGACCTCGGCGATCGGCCCTCCTGAGGCTCTCGCATCAGCGGGCGGCGTGGGCTGGGCTATCATGGCTGTCTCCTGGGCTCGCGCCCGCAGGATTTATATCCTTCAAATTCTTTTGAAAGTTGTAGGGAACGTTCCTCCGGGGGTCAAGTAGGCTCGGTCCTCGATCGCGCGGGGATGCGCGCGTGGCGCCCGCGGCGTTCCGACCTCGCGGGACGGGTGGTCATGCAAGCGAGCCGCAGGCGAGCGGCGTAGGCCACGCGACCGAAGGAGCACGGCGAGAAGGTCGATGAACGCGCCGACCCTCTGGCGCTCCCAACCCCTGAGAAGCGCATGCCCCTCCCACAATTCCTCGAGCACCACGACGCGGGCGCGCCCTCGCTGGCTCCCGACTTTTTCACGCGTCCCCCTCCCCCGGGGCGCTCTCGCGAGAGCACCATCACGCTCGACGCGGAGGGGGTGTTCCACCACGACGGCGAGCGCATCGAGCACCCGAGGCTCGCTGAGGCGATGCACCGGTGGATCGCGCGGCACCCCCTCGACGGGCGGCTCATCCTCAACAACGGGTACGACTGGACCTACTTTGTCGTCGCGGACGCGCCCTACGCCGTGCGCGCGCTCACCGAGGACGCCGATGGCTTCCCGGTGCTCGTCCTCAGCGACGGCACGACCGAGCCGCTCGGCGCGCAGGTCCGCCTCGGCGCGCGAGACGTGCTCTACGCCGAGGTGAAGCGCGGAGCGCCGGGAGGCCCGTTCGAGGCGCGCTTTTCACGCCACGCGCAGTCGCAGCTTGGGCCGCACCTCACGAGCGATCCTGGTCAGGCCGAGGGAGACGAGGTCATCGCGGTTCGCACGCGCGGCGGGACGGTGCGCCTGCCGCTGTAACGCCCGCGGCCGGCGGCTCAGCCGAGGCTCGCCTGGAGCGCGCCGATCGACTCGTCGAGGGCGACCAGCGCCTTGTCGAGCTCGGCCTTCGAGGTGGTGAGCGGGGGCGCCACCATCGTGCAGTTGAACTTCCCGAAGGTGTACACGCCGCGCTTTCGCAGCTCGCCGTAGAGGTTCTTCATCACGCCGAGGCCGCCCGCGCCGTGCCACTCCACGAGCGGCTCCTTCGAGGCCTTGTTCTTGACGAACTCGACGGCGAAGAAGGCGCCGACGCCGCGGACCTCGCCCACGATCTCGTACTTGTCGACGAGCGGACGGAGTCCCTCTTGGAGCCAGCCCTCGATCTCGCGGCCGCGCTCGAAGAGGCCCTCCTCGCGGTAGGCGCGCACGGTCGCGAGGCCGGCCGCGACGCCCATGGGGTGCCCCGAGTAGGTGTGGCCCGAGGGCAGCGCGCGCGTGTCGAAGGTCTTGGCTAGGCGCTCGCGCATCATCAGGCCGCCGAGCGGTACGTACGCCGAGGTGACGCCCTTCGCGAACGTCATCATGTCTGGCACGATCCCGTAGCGCGTCGACGCGAAGGCGGCCCCGGTGCGACCGAACCCGGTCATGACCTCGTCCATCACGAGCAGGATTCCGTGTCGTTCGGTGAGCGCGCGGAGCGCCGTGAGGTAACCGTCGGGGTAGACGATGACGCCGTTCGACCCGACCACGCCTTCGATGAAGATCGCCGCCACCCGCTTCGGATCCTCGTGCACGAGGACGCGCTCGAGGTGCTCGATCGCGCGCGCCGACTCCTCCTCGGGGGTGCTCGCGTAGAACGGGCTGCGGTACGGATACGGCGCGAAAAACTTCACGACTCCGGGCACTCCCGGCTCGCCGCCCCAGCGCCGATCTTCGCCCGTGAGGGTGATGGCGGCGCCGGTGGAGCCGTGGAAGGAGCGGTACGCCGAGAGCACCTTGCGGCGCCCAGTGAGGTGCTGCGCGAGGCGGAGCGCGTCGTCGTTCGCCTCGGCGCCGGCGGTCGTGAAGAACGTCCGGCAGCCCTCGGCGCCCCACGGCGAGATCGCGGACAGCTCTTCGGCCAGCTCCGCGCGCTCCTTGTTGAAGAGCGAAGGCGCGGCGTACCCGAGCCGCGCGGCCTGCTCCTGGATGGCCTTCACGACCTTCGGGTGGCCGTGGCCCAGGTTCACGGCGATGAGGCCCGACCCGAGATCGTAGTAGGCCTTCCCCTCGTCGTCGTAGATCGAGCAGCCCTCGCCACGGACGATGACCGGAGCCGCGAGGCCGCCTTGCGCGACCCAGGGAGAGAGGACGAAGCGAGCGTGTTTCTCTTGGATGGGGGTAGGCATCGGCGCGGATGATGCCTCCGTCGGGCACTCGGGGCAAGGCCGACAAGCCAGGCCGCCCTCCGCCGAGTCGCCCGCGCCGAGCGGATTCCATCGCGTTTCCCCGGCGCCCGCGGCAAGGTGCGCGCATGCACCCGCTCTCGGCCGATCTGTTCCTGCGCGCGCTCTCCCCCACGGACGCCGCCACGCCGCTCCGCGTCCAGGCGCGGGTGCACGAGGCCTTCCCGGGCCGCGTGTACGTCGCCACCCGTGGGCTCGCCCTCGAAGCCTTCGCCGAGGCCGGACGCTGCGAGCTCGAGCTGCTCGCGTCGCCGCCGCCGTTCGCGCCGGCCCGGTGGGGCGGCCCGAGCGACGACCGCGTGGTGCGACGCGTGGAGCAGGGGTGCTTCCGCGTCGTCTGGGAGGGCGAGGAGATCTTCGTCGTGCGGGCGAGCTGGCCGCAGGCAGGCGGCCTGGAGCCGTGCGAGTGGCTCGTCGGTCTCACCGAGCCACCCCTGCTCGCCTTCCTGCTCGCGGTGACTCGCGCGACGCCGCGCTAGCCCGCCACTAGCCTGGCACTAGTCCTTCGGGTTCGTTCCGCGCTTGGCCGTCGACGTCGGGGGCCGGAGGCGGCTCTCCGGGACGTTCTCGTCCCAGTTGGCGCCCCAGCCGAGGTAGTGCACGCGGTAAAGCGCGCCGACCTGGGCGAGGACGCGACCCTGGTTCCACCCACCGTGCCAGTTGATGTCGACCCGGTCACCCGCCTTCCATCGCCCACCTTTCGCGGGGGCGGTGGTCGTGGCCGGCGCGGCCGACACGACCGGCTCGGGCGCGGGATCCGCGGGCGTGGGCGAGGGAGGGGGCGTCGCAGCGGCCTTGGCCTCGGTCCCCTCCTTCGCGGTGTCGGTCGGGGCGCGCAAGCGCGCGGCCGGCACGTCCTCGTCCCAGCTCGCGCTCCAGCCCGTGTAGTGGACTCGGAACTTGTCTCCCTTCAGCGCGGTGACCTCGCCCTTCCACCACGACCCGTTCCAGTTCACGTCGACCTTGTCGCCCACGGCGTACGCCGCGACGGCGGCCTCCGGAGTCTTCTTCTTGCAGGCCGTCGTGGACACGACGCCCACGCTAAGGATGGCGATCAGCGGCAGGTGCAGCCAACGAGGCACGGGGAATAGATGCATGACTCTCCTCTGTGAGCCGCGATGTTCGCCGCGAGGGACACTGGCGGACAAGCGAAACTTCACTCGCGTGACATGGGTCACGTAGGACGCACCCACGCGCCGGGCGCGGGGGCGCACGCCGCCGCGAGGTGGTAGACTCCAAGGGTGCCTTCCGCCCGCTCGTCCCTCGCCGCGCTGGCGCTCACCTCGGCGCTCGGTCTCCCCTTCGCGGCCTGCGGGAGCGCCGATCCGCCCGCGGTGTTCGACGCTGCGGCCGCCTCCACCGACGCCACCGCGCCCGACGGCCGGGCGTCGGCCGACGGGCCGCTCTTCCCGTTCGATCCCGACGCCCGCGCCCCCGACGCGGGCGGCGACGGCGCCTGCGCGCCGAACCTCGCCGGCCTCCTGCGCGACTTCCGGGGCGCCGACGAGCCGGGCGGCCACCCCGACTTCGAGAGCGTCACGGGAACGAACGGCGGCCTCGACGTCGGCATCGTCGCCGAAGACCTCGGCGCCGACCGGAAGCCCGTCTTCGCGGGCCCGACGAAGTCGACCACCACGAAGGCGAGCTTCGATCAGTGGTTCCGCGACACGCCCGGCGTGAACAAGACCAAGGTCGTCACCCTTCCGTTCGTGATCGAGGCCACCGGCCGCACCACCTTCGACTCGACCGCGTTCTTCCCGCTCGACGGCGATCCCGAGGGCTTCGGCGCTTCGCCCAACCAACCGCACGACTACCACTTTACGTACGAGCTCCACACCGAGTTCCTCTACGAGGGCGGCGAGGTGTTTCAATTTCGGGGCGACGACGACGTGTGGGTCTTCATCGCAGGCAAGCGCGTGATCGACCTCGGCGGCGTGCACGGAGCCACCGCCGCGAGCGTCGATCTGGACGCGAACGCCGCGCGCCTCGGCATCACCCGGGGCGCCGCCTACCCGCTCGACTTCTTCTTCGCCGAGCGCCACACGTCCGAGTCGAACTTCCGCCTGGAGACGACCCTGCGCTTCGTGAACTGCGCCCCCATATTGCCGCGGTAATAATCGCTCACGGGAGCGGAGCGCCGGCGTCGAGCGCTTGGGTGGCCACCGCCCGCTTGACCTCGCCCAGTCGCGCTCGCACCCCCGCGAGGGCCTCGGCTCCTAGCAGCGGCCCGCCGGAAAGATCCCGGCCGAAGACGAGATCGAGGCGCTCCGCGTCGAGGGCGGCGAGCGCGAGCGCGAGCGACGCCGAGAAGCGCCGCGTGCCCGCGAGGAGGCGACGCTGGCGGGCGAGGGCGTCGGCGGGGGGGGTCGCGAGGAAGGCTCCGTCGTTGTCAATGAAGAGGAGACGGCCCGTGGAGGGGTGCTCGCCGAGGTTCCCGCCGCTCCACCGATCCCAGTTGCCGCTCACGCTGTCGAACACCACGAGCGCGGAGAGCTCGGCGAGGCGCGCGCGCCCCTCTGGGGTCGCGTCGCCGGGGTGCGCGCCGGGCGCACCGGCGAGCTCTCCGCGCCACCGCCCAAGCGCGGGCTGCCGATCGAGCGGCGGGAAGCGGAGCCCCGGGATCCATGGGATGAGCGCGCCGGGAATGCGCCCGTCGCGGGCGGGCACGGCCTCGGCCTCGAGGAGGCGCACGGCCTCGGGCGGGAGCCCCGGGCGCAGCTCGTCCAGCGCGAAGCCGCGCAGCATCGCCTCGGGCACGTTCGCCTCGAGCCCGAGCGCGGTCGCCAGACGCCGCGCGGCGACCTCGCCCCGATAGCGCCCGGGGCCTCGGCGGGTGTCGGGCTTCCAGGCGGCGACGAGGCCGCCCTCGAACCGCAGCTTCACCACGACCGAGGTGTGCCCGATCGACGCGCCGCCGAGGACGCGCGCCTCGGCAAAGCGCGACGCCCGCGGGGACGCGTCGCACGCGTCGCCCGCGTCGCACGCGTCGCACGCGTCGCACGCGTCGGCGCGGGCGTCGAGCGCGGCCGGCGGAGCGGCCTCGGGGGGCGTCGGAGAGGGCGGCGACGGCCGGGAGCAGCCCGCGACGGCGACCAGGGCCGCGAGCGCTGCCAGCCCGGACGGCCTCTTCGGGCTCAGGGCGAGAGCCCCTCGATGAACGCGCGCACGTGCGTGAAGACGACGTCCGGTTGCTCGATGGGCGCCGCGTGCGAACCGCGGTCGAGGACCAACAGCTTCGCCTTCGGGATTCGCTCCGCCATCACCGACGACAGCGAGGCCGGGGTGAAGGTGTCGCGCTCGCCCGCCACGACGAGCACGGGCACGTCGATGTCGCCCAGGTAGGGCTCGGCCGAGTGCTCTCCGGCGCCCTTCAACATGCGGAGGAACATGGGGAAATCGACGTGGGTCATGTGCTGGAGGTACGGCAGCATGTCCTCGTCGCGAATCTTCGCCGCGTCCACGTCGCCCGCGCGACGCGCCATCTTCATGGCCATGTCGGGGGGAATGCGCGACCAGAGCGCGCGCACGATGTGCGGGTTCTCGTTCGCGATCGCTGTGAGCCTGGGCAGGAGGACGTCGAGGATGGGCACGCCGCGAAACGAAGCCGTGACCCGGCCGAACGTGCCGCAGAACAGGACCAGTCCTCGCACCTTGTCGGGCTCGCGGTGGTACGCCTCAAGGCACACCTGCACGCCCATCGAGTGTCCGAAGAGCACGCGCGGCGCATCGCCCGTGGCGCGCGCCACCTCGTGGAGATCGTCGGCGAGCGAGGCGATGTCGACCCCCGCAAGATCGCTCGGCTTCGCGCTCCGCCCGTGGCCCGGGTAGTGCCAGTGGGTGACCGGCATGATCCCGCCGAGGTCGGCCCAGAGGTACTTCCAGATGAAGCCGTCACAAAGGATGCCGTCCGACAGCACCGCGTGGAGCGGCCCGGGCGTGCGATCGGAGTGTCGATAGTAGAGCCGCGTGCCGTCCGGAGCGGCGGTGAAGCCCCTCCTCTCGCCCGGATCGGGAGAACGAGGCCCCTCGAGCTCGACAGCTTCGCTAGGTCGCGGCACCTTCACGGCGACACCTCGCTCTCGGCTCGGGGCCATCGACCTTGGTTCGCCCCGGCGGGGCTCACGTGCAGGTTCATGCCTGGCTCCCTTCGGTCACCTGGCATAGGCACGCCGCTCGCCGGCGGCTCGCTTGCGTGTTCACGCGTCGTCCTCCGTCGGAGCCGTTCGCGCGCGCGACGGCCGGTTCGACTCAGCCCTCGTCGTCGTCGTCGTCGACCTCGTTCACGCTGGGCAGCTTCTTGATCTCCAAGCGAGAGATCTTCCACGCGCGCTGCACCACCCACGAGAGCGACCGGTCGAGGCGGGCCGCCTCTTCCTTGATTTCGGTCAGCATCGACTCGGGGAAGTAGAGGCTCTGCTTACGCTTGTCGGTCTTCGAGCTCTCGGTACGAAGGTTCGAGATCGAGTCCTTGTCTCCAGACGCCAAGGGAGCCTCCTGTGATTTCCGCTGCGGTGCACGTCTCGCCAGGTGGCACACGAGTGTGGGCTATCCCTGCGACACGACGAGCCTATCAGCGGGAATGTCCGTGTCGCTACGACAATCGTCTGAAAAAGCATACACGTGGAATCGCTGCCGGCCGGCGCGCGCTGGCCCTACCCTGGAGCCATGGACGCGCGTCGATCGCCGAGTCAACCGCCCTCGCCGTTACTGACCTCGCTCCCGCGGCCGTCGTCGCCGTCGACGGGTTCGGTGTCCCCTACGCCCGCGCGGCGAGCGGGCGGGACCGCCGCGCGGATC
This region includes:
- a CDS encoding ubiquinone/menaquinone biosynthesis methyltransferase; this translates as MIAQPTPPADARASGGPIAEVQQRAGREREHAGDVRGMFARIAPTYDRLNELMSFGVDARWRRRAVRSLVGLPDGGVLDLCAGTMDLSRLLVEAFPERRVVASDFAAEMLERGRWKAPRAARVVADALDLPFEDGSFAAVVCAFGVRNLASPVAGAREALRVLRPGGKLVVLEFFRPVSLLPRAFHAAYGDVVLPRVGGWVSGDREAYAYLSRSMKAFLSRREYEAALVDVGFEAVRGEELTLGVASLVCAAKPGAAS
- a CDS encoding TIGR04563 family protein; protein product: MASGDKDSISNLRTESSKTDKRKQSLYFPESMLTEIKEEAARLDRSLSWVVQRAWKISRLEIKKLPSVNEVDDDDDEG
- a CDS encoding alpha/beta hydrolase: MKVPRPSEAVELEGPRSPDPGERRGFTAAPDGTRLYYRHSDRTPGPLHAVLSDGILCDGFIWKYLWADLGGIMPVTHWHYPGHGRSAKPSDLAGVDIASLADDLHEVARATGDAPRVLFGHSMGVQVCLEAYHREPDKVRGLVLFCGTFGRVTASFRGVPILDVLLPRLTAIANENPHIVRALWSRIPPDMAMKMARRAGDVDAAKIRDEDMLPYLQHMTHVDFPMFLRMLKGAGEHSAEPYLGDIDVPVLVVAGERDTFTPASLSSVMAERIPKAKLLVLDRGSHAAPIEQPDVVFTHVRAFIEGLSP
- a CDS encoding aminotransferase class III-fold pyridoxal phosphate-dependent enzyme, with the translated sequence MPTPIQEKHARFVLSPWVAQGGLAAPVIVRGEGCSIYDDEGKAYYDLGSGLIAVNLGHGHPKVVKAIQEQAARLGYAAPSLFNKERAELAEELSAISPWGAEGCRTFFTTAGAEANDDALRLAQHLTGRRKVLSAYRSFHGSTGAAITLTGEDRRWGGEPGVPGVVKFFAPYPYRSPFYASTPEEESARAIEHLERVLVHEDPKRVAAIFIEGVVGSNGVIVYPDGYLTALRALTERHGILLVMDEVMTGFGRTGAAFASTRYGIVPDMMTFAKGVTSAYVPLGGLMMRERLAKTFDTRALPSGHTYSGHPMGVAAGLATVRAYREEGLFERGREIEGWLQEGLRPLVDKYEIVGEVRGVGAFFAVEFVKNKASKEPLVEWHGAGGLGVMKNLYGELRKRGVYTFGKFNCTMVAPPLTTSKAELDKALVALDESIGALQASLG
- a CDS encoding fibro-slime domain-containing protein — its product is MALTSALGLPFAACGSADPPAVFDAAAASTDATAPDGRASADGPLFPFDPDARAPDAGGDGACAPNLAGLLRDFRGADEPGGHPDFESVTGTNGGLDVGIVAEDLGADRKPVFAGPTKSTTTKASFDQWFRDTPGVNKTKVVTLPFVIEATGRTTFDSTAFFPLDGDPEGFGASPNQPHDYHFTYELHTEFLYEGGEVFQFRGDDDVWVFIAGKRVIDLGGVHGATAASVDLDANAARLGITRGAAYPLDFFFAERHTSESNFRLETTLRFVNCAPILPR
- the mqnE gene encoding aminofutalosine synthase MqnE; protein product: MSDRLDLDAIEAKVARGERLSAEEGVALFRTPDLLGLARLANQVRERRHGDRTYFNKNLRVEVTNVCVASCLFCSFARLEEHMPGAHTMSLEEAWGKLEARLDDPPSEVHVVNGLHPGLPFTYYEELLRGFKRVKPDIHLKCFTAVELHFFAQHYGMTVREVLRRLMDAGLDSLPGGGAEIFHPEVRTRISADKATADEWLEAHRVAHGLGLRSNATMLYGHVETFEHRIDHLLRLRALQDETGGFQAFIPLAFHPDGNGMKNLPAPTAMDDLRTVAVSRLVLDNFDHIKAYWVSMTPKIAQVALSFGADDLDGTIVHETIYKAAGSRSPDGLGVGELVRLIREAGRRPVERDTLYNVVREHEKSAVPEAAIKVRERKAGLHLEVVR
- a CDS encoding UbiX family flavin prenyltransferase; the protein is MGSRKKRVVLGVTGASGAPYAKRLAGLLRGRDDVEVAACLSSTAPEVWALECGGDIREELGLLGLPVWGARDYRAPFASGSAGWDAMVIVPCSMGTVARIAHGTSETLLTRAADVMLKERRTLIVVPRETPLSTLHLENLTTVSRYGALVLPAMPSFYAGERSLEGAIDTVIARVLDHLGLPHEVGRRWGDGAQAESRRP
- the mqnC gene encoding dehypoxanthine futalosine cyclase gives rise to the protein MSGAPRRLGAVSYLNARPLWAAFEGGGPLHGRLELELGLPSVVARRLAEDEVAAALVPVAAAATLGGLSLAGGACIGSRGPVRSVVLVAERPLHELDTIALDLSSRTSAVLARLVLARRGLSPRLVGRAPRQAIEGVADRAGALVIGDPALALEGRFAHTLDLAEAWREWTGLPFVFAAWFARPGALSEADLGALGAAASWGLEHRGALAAVHAAEHGGDPSDLASYLHDSLRYELDDEATRGLERFLDEAAAVGLLPPARFERLRSVSAPRAARSPSRSLDAILARAEEGARLSGDDGERLLAEASLFDLGLAAQSARTRKNPSDVVTYIVDRNVNYTNVCTTSCRFCAFYRRPGDPEGYVLTREVLAQKLSEVKAAGGVQILLQGGLNPALRIEWYEDLFRWIKADFALGLHALSPEEILHIAELEGLSVTQVLERLHAAGLDSVPGGGAEILVDRVRRTIAKAKCTSEQWLSVMRAAHGLGLRSSATMMYGTVDTARDRINHLLKLRELQDETGGFTAFFCWDYQFEEGTHIRPGEHGTMLYLRQQAVARLMLDNFDHVGASWVTQGPDVGQVALLFGADDLGSVMFEENVVSSAGTTFRMDARGMEARIRATGYRAARRDVRYVWLTEPV